The Paenibacillus uliginis N3/975 genome has a window encoding:
- the pruA gene encoding L-glutamate gamma-semialdehyde dehydrogenase: MRTEFKNEAFVNFKEERNHELYEQALKKAEAELGKEYPLIIGGERIATDRTAVSINPANHSQVIGIVSQADTNLAEKAIQVAAATFETWKHTDPNARARYLYRAAAILRRRKHEFSAIMTFEAGKTRVEADVETAEAIDFLEFYAREMQRLSLPQPLTASAEEENELYYIPLGVGVVIPPWNFPLAIMAGMTAAAIVTGNTVVLKPASTTPVIAAKFMALLEEVGLPAGVVNFLPGPGGEVGDYLVDHPLTRFISFTGSRDVGLRINERAAKTNPGQKWIKRVVAEMGGKDAIVVDSEADLDLAADMITLSAFGFSGQKCSACSRAIIHEDVYDTVLERVVERAGQLKMMNPADADANLGPVIDEKAYNKILEYIEIGKKEGRLVLGGSTGDPNGYFIEPTIFADVDADARISQEEIFGPVVAFTKAASFDEALQFANGTDYGLTGAVISRNGANLEKARREFHVGNLYFNRKCTGALVGTHPFGGFNMSGTDSKAGGRDYLLLFTQGKLVCDRF, from the coding sequence ATGAGAACCGAGTTTAAGAACGAGGCATTTGTAAATTTTAAGGAAGAAAGGAACCATGAATTATATGAGCAGGCGCTAAAAAAAGCAGAGGCTGAACTGGGCAAAGAGTATCCACTCATTATTGGTGGTGAGAGAATTGCAACCGACCGTACAGCCGTTTCCATAAATCCGGCCAATCATTCGCAGGTGATTGGCATTGTCTCGCAAGCGGATACTAATCTTGCAGAGAAAGCGATTCAAGTGGCGGCAGCGACATTCGAGACATGGAAGCATACCGACCCGAATGCACGCGCTAGGTACCTGTACCGGGCAGCAGCCATTTTGCGCCGGCGCAAACATGAATTCTCTGCCATCATGACGTTCGAGGCCGGAAAGACCAGAGTGGAGGCTGACGTGGAAACAGCGGAAGCCATTGATTTCCTGGAGTTCTATGCACGTGAGATGCAGCGGCTCAGTCTACCTCAGCCGTTAACGGCAAGTGCTGAGGAAGAGAATGAACTGTATTATATCCCGCTTGGAGTTGGTGTCGTCATTCCGCCTTGGAATTTTCCGCTGGCCATTATGGCAGGTATGACTGCAGCCGCCATCGTTACTGGCAATACCGTTGTCCTAAAGCCGGCAAGCACTACGCCGGTTATTGCAGCGAAATTCATGGCCTTGCTTGAAGAGGTGGGTTTGCCGGCTGGTGTTGTCAATTTCCTCCCGGGTCCCGGTGGTGAAGTAGGAGATTACCTGGTCGATCATCCGCTTACAAGATTCATCAGCTTTACTGGTTCCCGCGATGTCGGTCTGCGAATTAATGAACGTGCTGCTAAGACAAATCCGGGACAAAAGTGGATCAAGCGAGTAGTGGCTGAGATGGGCGGTAAAGATGCAATCGTTGTTGATAGTGAAGCTGATCTGGATCTGGCTGCTGATATGATTACATTGTCCGCATTCGGGTTCTCCGGGCAAAAATGTTCAGCCTGTTCACGCGCCATCATTCACGAAGATGTCTATGACACGGTGCTGGAGCGGGTGGTAGAGCGCGCAGGACAGCTGAAGATGATGAATCCAGCAGATGCAGATGCCAATCTGGGGCCGGTTATAGATGAGAAAGCATATAATAAGATCTTGGAATACATTGAAATTGGTAAGAAGGAAGGACGTTTGGTGCTCGGTGGTAGTACGGGTGATCCGAACGGTTACTTTATCGAACCTACAATCTTCGCTGATGTGGATGCAGATGCCCGGATTTCTCAGGAAGAAATATTCGGACCTGTCGTAGCGTTTACGAAAGCGGCGTCGTTTGACGAGGCACTTCAATTTGCTAACGGAACCGATTATGGCTTAACAGGGGCTGTAATCTCACGCAATGGAGCTAACCTGGAGAAAGCCAGACGTGAATTCCACGTCGGGAATTTATACTTCAACCGCAAGTGCACAGGCGCTTTGGTTGGAACTCACCCGTTCGGCGGATTCAATATGTCGGGTACGGACTCCAAGGCAGGGGGCCGGGATTATCTGCTACTGTTTACTCAAGGCAAGCTGGTTTGCGACCGGTTTTAA
- the rpoN gene encoding RNA polymerase factor sigma-54 produces MNLLLSYHLVQDQRPTLTITPELKQSIHILSLSGYELMQYLQEQAMENPVLEIEAGYDGYRYGKKRGTSTSSIKYAQDPLWNVKPAQDSMEIRLQNQLRLLSLPADVYRAAAFLAGNLNDDGYLEAELSDLRGVLKFSEDLLGTALHQLQSLEPAGIACRDLRECLLLQIVRDPEPVPYAEEIVDGYLPLLANGSFDQIALALRINKEQVRSASLYIRSLNPRPGLSMNIPEPHYIVPDAVVRCIGDDFTVALHPSAHPRLSVNKEYREWIKIRQTAEASSFLSSCFKSAHWIERCIEMRKLTLVRVITAMMEEQREFLARGVKGLRPMNLFNISSMLGMHESTVSRAIHDKFVLTPHGVFPLKFFFAASLSTADGSGASSRSVKLRIKELVDAENKSKPYSDQKIVELLFAEGIQLSRRTVTKYREELKILSSTYRRRRL; encoded by the coding sequence GTGAATCTGTTGTTAAGCTATCATTTGGTGCAGGATCAACGTCCGACTTTGACCATAACACCTGAATTGAAGCAATCTATTCATATTTTATCATTGTCAGGATATGAGCTTATGCAATATTTGCAAGAGCAGGCTATGGAGAACCCGGTCCTTGAGATTGAAGCTGGATATGATGGCTACCGATATGGCAAGAAACGCGGAACAAGCACCAGCAGCATTAAGTATGCACAAGATCCGCTGTGGAATGTGAAGCCAGCGCAAGATTCAATGGAGATAAGGTTGCAGAATCAGCTCCGTCTCCTCTCCCTTCCAGCCGATGTGTATCGGGCCGCCGCATTTCTGGCGGGAAATCTTAACGATGACGGGTATTTGGAGGCGGAGTTGTCGGACCTCAGAGGAGTGTTAAAGTTTTCTGAAGATCTTCTGGGTACAGCACTACACCAACTGCAATCTTTAGAGCCGGCAGGAATAGCTTGCAGGGATTTGCGAGAATGTCTGCTGCTGCAAATCGTGCGGGACCCGGAACCTGTTCCGTATGCGGAAGAAATCGTGGATGGGTATTTACCGCTACTGGCCAATGGAAGCTTCGATCAGATCGCTCTTGCTTTACGAATTAACAAGGAACAAGTGAGGAGTGCTTCACTGTATATCCGCAGCTTGAATCCGCGTCCGGGGCTATCGATGAACATTCCAGAACCACATTATATCGTTCCTGATGCTGTTGTCCGGTGTATAGGGGATGATTTTACGGTTGCGCTGCACCCTTCTGCCCACCCCAGACTATCCGTGAACAAGGAATACCGAGAGTGGATAAAAATTAGGCAAACGGCCGAGGCGTCCTCATTTTTAAGCAGTTGTTTTAAGTCGGCGCATTGGATTGAACGCTGTATCGAGATGCGGAAGCTGACCTTGGTGAGGGTAATAACGGCTATGATGGAGGAACAACGAGAATTTCTGGCGAGAGGCGTAAAAGGTCTTCGTCCGATGAATTTATTTAACATCTCCAGCATGTTGGGGATGCATGAATCCACAGTCAGCCGGGCAATTCACGACAAGTTCGTGCTTACCCCGCATGGTGTGTTTCCTTTAAAGTTTTTTTTCGCGGCAAGTTTATCCACAGCGGACGGAAGCGGGGCATCCTCGCGTAGCGTAAAGCTGAGAATCAAGGAACTCGTCGACGCCGAGAACAAGAGCAAGCCATATTCCGATCAGAAAATCGTTGAGCTACTGTTTGCAGAAGGGATACAGCTGTCGCGCAGAACGGTAACCAAATATCGTGAAGAATTGAAAATCTTATCCTCAACATACCGGAGGCGGAGATTATGA